In Frondihabitans sp. PAMC 28766, a genomic segment contains:
- a CDS encoding bifunctional 2-polyprenyl-6-hydroxyphenol methylase/3-demethylubiquinol 3-O-methyltransferase UbiG: MTPTFDQPFWDDLYSASDRIWSGRPNPHLVTEASALTPGTALDIGSGEGGDAVWLASHGWQVTAVDLSEVALARADAHWQQGLTAQDATGTGSETPSRVSWQHRDILQWSPLAGAFDLVSSQYSHFPTAVMHELVGRLAAAVAPGGTLLVVGHEDHGHRHADDSSHAEHAHTEGAEAAQPKAEPFGPEFFYTPDELAGLLAPAEWEILVREFRPHPAREGRDAVLRARRRP; this comes from the coding sequence ATGACCCCCACGTTCGACCAGCCCTTCTGGGACGACCTCTATTCCGCCTCCGACCGCATCTGGTCGGGGCGCCCCAACCCGCACCTGGTCACGGAGGCGTCGGCGCTGACGCCGGGCACCGCCCTCGACATCGGCAGCGGCGAGGGCGGCGACGCAGTCTGGCTCGCGTCGCACGGGTGGCAGGTGACCGCGGTCGACCTCTCGGAGGTCGCTCTCGCGCGGGCCGATGCTCACTGGCAGCAGGGGCTCACGGCGCAGGATGCCACGGGCACAGGATCCGAGACACCGAGCCGGGTCTCGTGGCAGCACCGCGACATCCTTCAGTGGTCGCCGCTGGCCGGTGCCTTCGACCTGGTGTCGTCGCAGTACTCGCACTTCCCCACCGCCGTGATGCACGAGCTCGTGGGGCGGCTGGCCGCGGCGGTCGCGCCCGGTGGCACGCTGCTCGTGGTCGGGCACGAGGACCACGGCCACCGGCACGCCGACGACTCCTCGCACGCCGAGCATGCTCACACCGAGGGCGCTGAGGCCGCTCAGCCGAAGGCCGAGCCCTTCGGCCCGGAGTTCTTCTACACGCCGGACGAGCTCGCGGGGCTGTTGGCGCCTGCGGAGTGGGAAATCCTCGTCCGAGAGTTCCGCCCGCACCCTGCGCGCGAGGGCCGCGACGCGGTGCTCCGCGCCCGCCGCCGCCCCTGA
- a CDS encoding molybdopterin-dependent oxidoreductase, whose protein sequence is MAVREAPPRGDDTRTRPAGTTPGRRSLGWSALSGVIALAAFLASAEAVAVVIGAQSSPLVGVGSAVIDLAPPGAKQIMVGLFGTGDKAALLALMAILLVIITALAGIAERAGMARRPRIPWGRVIFAVGGILAVIAVRTRADASDFDVVPAAVGTIVALLVLARLSTGRFRWEAASAYDSGALESKPQLSPGLRTAPIERRAFLRFAAVTAAASIVVGAGARVINAGAVNAAALRAKVHLPRAAVKAPPIPAGSDLKVTGLTPYVTSNADFYRIDTALSVPQVDPTTWKLEITGLVDHPVTLSWQQLLDKPLVEHLATLSCVSNDVGGNLIGTALWLGYPLRDLLAQAAPHADADMVLSRSIDGFTAGTPLSVLQDPGTQALLAIGMNGQPLPLEHGFPVRMVVPGLYGYVSATKWVTSLHVTRFADEKAYWTTRGYSARGPVKVESRIDAPSNSSSVSVGTVPVAGVAWEPHTGISAVHVRIDGGPWLEATLADSVSDDTWRQWVYRWDAPAGTHKIEVRATDKKGKTQPSTYVAPAPNGAEGWDSVSVTVR, encoded by the coding sequence ATGGCCGTCCGCGAAGCTCCGCCCCGCGGCGACGACACGCGCACTCGCCCGGCCGGCACGACCCCGGGCCGTCGCAGCCTCGGCTGGTCGGCGCTGTCGGGCGTCATCGCGCTCGCCGCCTTCCTCGCCAGCGCGGAGGCCGTGGCCGTCGTGATCGGCGCTCAGTCGAGCCCGCTCGTCGGAGTGGGTTCTGCGGTCATCGATCTCGCCCCGCCGGGGGCGAAGCAGATCATGGTCGGGTTGTTCGGCACCGGAGACAAAGCCGCGTTGCTCGCCCTGATGGCGATCCTGCTCGTGATCATCACCGCTCTCGCCGGCATCGCCGAACGGGCCGGCATGGCACGGCGCCCCAGGATCCCATGGGGCCGAGTGATCTTCGCCGTCGGCGGCATCCTCGCCGTCATCGCCGTTCGGACGAGAGCCGATGCCAGCGACTTCGACGTCGTCCCGGCCGCGGTCGGCACGATTGTCGCTCTCCTCGTGCTGGCACGGCTGTCGACCGGGCGGTTCCGCTGGGAGGCGGCCTCGGCCTACGACTCCGGCGCCCTGGAGTCGAAGCCGCAGCTCTCACCCGGACTTCGCACGGCACCCATCGAGCGCCGCGCATTCCTGCGGTTCGCTGCCGTCACGGCTGCCGCGAGCATCGTGGTCGGCGCGGGCGCCCGGGTGATCAACGCCGGGGCCGTGAATGCCGCGGCCCTCCGCGCCAAGGTGCATCTGCCGCGCGCTGCCGTGAAGGCCCCGCCGATCCCGGCCGGCTCCGACCTGAAGGTCACCGGCCTCACCCCGTACGTCACGTCGAACGCCGACTTCTACCGCATCGACACGGCTTTGAGCGTGCCGCAGGTCGATCCGACCACCTGGAAGCTGGAGATCACCGGTCTCGTCGACCACCCCGTCACGCTGTCGTGGCAGCAGCTGCTCGACAAGCCCCTCGTCGAACACCTCGCCACCCTCAGCTGCGTCTCGAACGACGTCGGCGGCAACCTCATCGGCACGGCCCTCTGGCTCGGCTACCCGCTGCGCGACCTCCTCGCGCAGGCCGCCCCGCACGCCGACGCCGACATGGTTCTCTCGCGCAGCATCGACGGCTTCACGGCCGGCACACCGCTGTCGGTGCTGCAGGATCCCGGCACCCAGGCGCTTCTCGCCATCGGCATGAACGGTCAGCCCCTGCCACTCGAGCACGGCTTCCCGGTCAGGATGGTGGTGCCCGGCCTCTACGGGTACGTCTCGGCCACGAAGTGGGTCACGTCGCTGCACGTGACGCGCTTCGCCGACGAGAAGGCCTACTGGACCACCCGCGGCTACTCCGCCCGCGGCCCCGTCAAAGTGGAGTCGCGGATCGACGCTCCCTCGAACTCGTCGTCGGTCTCCGTCGGCACCGTGCCTGTCGCCGGAGTGGCGTGGGAGCCGCACACCGGCATCTCCGCGGTGCACGTCCGCATCGACGGCGGGCCCTGGCTCGAGGCGACACTGGCCGACTCCGTCTCGGACGACACCTGGCGCCAATGGGTCTACCGCTGGGACGCCCCCGCCGGCACCCACAAGATCGAGGTGCGGGCCACCGACAAGAAGGGCAAGACGCAGCCCTCCACCTACGTCGCACCCGCCCCGAACGGCGCCGAGGGCTGGGACTCGGTCAGCGTCACCGTGCGCTGA
- a CDS encoding alpha/beta fold hydrolase encodes MTRAELPVRHADVRGATLAWTEEGPTGPAAAAAGQPPTAIWAHGLSSTRDAQEESGMFDWAPIAERHRLIRYDARGHGDSNATPEPGDYAWANLGQDLLALLDQVAPGEPVVGIGSSMGTATLLYAAALDPARFSKLVLTSPPTAWQTRAAQSAMYEQIAGLVEQQGVVAFQAMMVDAPAQPPVFAELSDEMTIGLTDESMPIVFRGAAKSDLPSPDALRSIEVPTLILAWAGDPGHPVSTAALLAEYLQDAEMRVAETPAQLREWGALASEFIAR; translated from the coding sequence ATGACCCGCGCCGAGCTCCCCGTCCGCCATGCCGACGTGCGTGGGGCCACCCTCGCCTGGACGGAGGAGGGCCCGACCGGCCCGGCCGCGGCCGCCGCCGGGCAGCCGCCGACCGCCATCTGGGCGCACGGCCTCAGCAGCACCCGCGACGCCCAGGAGGAGAGCGGCATGTTCGACTGGGCTCCGATCGCCGAGAGGCACCGCCTCATCCGCTACGACGCTCGCGGCCACGGCGACTCGAACGCCACTCCCGAGCCTGGCGACTACGCGTGGGCGAACCTGGGGCAGGATCTGCTCGCGCTGCTCGACCAGGTGGCGCCCGGTGAGCCCGTGGTCGGAATCGGCTCGTCGATGGGGACGGCCACGCTGTTATATGCCGCCGCGCTGGATCCTGCGCGCTTCTCGAAGCTCGTGCTGACCAGCCCGCCCACCGCCTGGCAGACCAGGGCCGCCCAGTCGGCGATGTACGAGCAGATCGCCGGGCTCGTCGAACAACAGGGCGTGGTGGCGTTCCAGGCGATGATGGTCGATGCGCCCGCGCAGCCTCCCGTGTTCGCCGAGTTGAGCGACGAGATGACGATCGGGCTGACCGACGAGTCGATGCCCATCGTCTTCCGCGGGGCAGCGAAGTCCGATCTGCCGTCGCCGGACGCCCTGCGCTCGATCGAGGTGCCGACGCTGATCCTCGCCTGGGCCGGCGACCCCGGGCACCCCGTCAGCACGGCGGCGCTTCTGGCCGAATATCTGCAGGACGCCGAGATGCGCGTCGCCGAGACACCGGCTCAGCTGCGGGAGTGGGGCGCGCTGGCGTCGGAGTTCATCGCGCGCTGA
- a CDS encoding alpha/beta hydrolase, producing the protein MQWTGDDPGLGEVDGLEHLGRQMREREEHAAEMVAMLSRSGMGMAEYWSGDAADEWADRIRDDLRAYSQLNEVAESTCSAVLVYVDTLQGIKRRVASARSRLVEAQDATAKLTRQQDEPSPQLQPQLDAAADDASAAQRALACLADERRDADHVLCSRLRSASDAVRRSAPVSAFNGSALKSLAPEALLKQFSRLNEAQLEAVLNEHPDLVTRLEGAQPAAVASWWESLSPTKQEDLIEAAPALIGNIDGVAFAARDQANRLSLASELVRTKADLTAAEEHNEHVAPTYRWDTDVLREQVRALQAVGRAARPGPDNQNRFVVTLDLTGRPKAAVAVGNPDTASQVTVTVPGMGTTVGGSMESWTTAAANLQRSQKKANLLFNGGRESGLAAVAWIGYDAPNMPPSAQVLGNQKAREGGMRLSRFLDGVSAARGWKDGENLSVVAHSYGTTTAASALESTRVESFTMLASAGLEATSVKDLKVDSANVWATQAWGDQVANVGRGQPTWGHVPFFRLPSMHKIDPETLASAQTPLALKKPRSQGRPSFGPTATQRRLRSMQH; encoded by the coding sequence GTGCAGTGGACAGGCGATGATCCCGGGCTCGGCGAAGTCGACGGCCTCGAGCACCTCGGGCGACAAATGCGCGAGCGAGAGGAGCACGCGGCCGAGATGGTCGCGATGCTCAGTCGCTCCGGCATGGGGATGGCCGAGTACTGGTCCGGTGACGCGGCCGATGAGTGGGCCGACCGCATCCGCGACGACCTCCGCGCCTACTCTCAGCTCAACGAGGTCGCCGAATCCACGTGCTCAGCGGTGCTCGTCTACGTCGACACGCTCCAGGGCATCAAACGCCGGGTCGCTTCGGCGCGCAGCCGTCTCGTCGAGGCGCAGGATGCCACGGCCAAGCTGACGAGACAGCAAGACGAGCCATCGCCCCAACTGCAGCCCCAACTCGACGCCGCCGCCGACGATGCCAGCGCGGCCCAGCGCGCTCTCGCCTGCCTCGCCGACGAGCGGCGCGACGCCGATCACGTTCTCTGCAGTCGTCTCCGCTCGGCTTCAGACGCCGTTCGGCGATCTGCACCGGTCTCAGCGTTCAATGGCTCCGCACTGAAGTCGCTGGCGCCCGAAGCCTTGCTGAAACAGTTCTCTCGTCTGAACGAGGCGCAGCTCGAGGCTGTCCTGAACGAGCATCCCGACCTCGTGACTCGTCTGGAGGGGGCGCAACCCGCAGCAGTCGCATCCTGGTGGGAAAGCCTGTCGCCCACCAAGCAGGAAGACCTGATCGAGGCGGCACCGGCGTTGATCGGCAACATCGACGGCGTCGCCTTCGCCGCTCGCGACCAGGCCAATCGCTTGTCGCTGGCTTCCGAGCTGGTGCGAACCAAGGCGGATCTGACGGCGGCGGAGGAGCACAACGAGCACGTGGCCCCGACCTACCGGTGGGATACCGACGTGCTGCGTGAGCAGGTGCGGGCGCTCCAGGCCGTCGGCAGGGCGGCGCGGCCCGGCCCCGACAACCAGAATCGCTTCGTCGTCACGCTCGATCTGACCGGTCGGCCGAAGGCTGCGGTCGCCGTCGGGAATCCGGACACGGCCTCGCAAGTCACGGTCACCGTGCCGGGAATGGGGACGACGGTGGGCGGCTCGATGGAGTCGTGGACGACCGCGGCGGCCAACCTGCAGCGGTCGCAGAAGAAGGCAAATCTTCTCTTCAATGGCGGAAGAGAATCTGGCCTTGCTGCAGTCGCCTGGATAGGTTACGACGCTCCCAACATGCCGCCGAGCGCACAAGTCTTGGGCAACCAGAAGGCCCGTGAGGGTGGCATGCGGCTGTCGCGATTTCTCGACGGCGTCTCGGCCGCGCGAGGCTGGAAGGACGGCGAGAACCTCTCGGTGGTGGCGCATTCCTACGGAACCACGACGGCAGCTTCGGCTCTCGAGAGCACAAGAGTCGAGAGCTTCACGATGCTGGCGTCAGCCGGGCTCGAGGCGACCTCGGTGAAAGATCTCAAAGTCGATTCCGCGAACGTCTGGGCGACTCAAGCGTGGGGTGATCAAGTCGCCAACGTCGGTCGGGGGCAGCCCACCTGGGGGCATGTTCCATTCTTCCGGTTGCCTTCAATGCACAAGATAGATCCTGAGACCCTGGCTTCGGCGCAAACACCTTTAGCTCTGAAGAAGCCACGATCGCAGGGCAGACCCTCTTTCGGTCCGACGGCCACTCAGCGACGCCTCAGGTCGATGCAGCACTGA
- a CDS encoding TetR/AcrR family transcriptional regulator, with protein sequence MSPAAGPARPKRRDAAANADRLVQAAREVFAQRGLSATLEDIAQHAGVGVGTVYRNFASKREIVARLYDDTLRDVMAEVRPALQIDDPWLALVTFFEIAATHQAQDRGLCETLLGQNDLGGPAGIHPEAATALLAELTPLFDRARGAGVLRDGVTATDVGPIFMMLEPLYRLGAGRSELWRRYLAVVLDGLRAEGRRALPVAGLDAEGFAAVVSGEGAP encoded by the coding sequence GTGAGCCCGGCCGCCGGCCCCGCGCGGCCCAAGCGCCGCGACGCCGCTGCCAATGCCGACCGCCTCGTGCAAGCGGCTCGCGAGGTGTTCGCGCAGCGCGGCCTGTCGGCGACGCTGGAGGACATCGCCCAGCACGCCGGAGTCGGCGTGGGCACGGTCTACCGCAACTTCGCCAGCAAACGCGAGATCGTCGCGCGCCTCTACGACGACACTCTGCGCGACGTGATGGCAGAGGTACGGCCGGCCCTGCAGATCGACGACCCGTGGCTCGCGCTCGTGACGTTCTTCGAGATCGCGGCGACGCATCAGGCGCAGGATCGAGGGTTGTGCGAGACGCTCCTCGGCCAGAACGACCTCGGAGGCCCGGCCGGCATCCACCCCGAGGCCGCCACCGCCCTCCTCGCCGAGCTGACCCCGCTGTTCGACCGCGCCCGCGGCGCCGGCGTGCTGCGCGATGGGGTGACCGCCACCGACGTCGGCCCGATCTTCATGATGCTCGAGCCGCTGTATCGGCTCGGAGCCGGGCGGTCGGAGCTGTGGCGGCGGTACCTCGCGGTGGTGCTCGACGGGTTGCGGGCTGAGGGGCGTCGGGCGCTGCCCGTGGCCGGGCTCGATGCGGAGGGGTTTGCGGCGGTTGTGAGCGGCGAGGGCGCGCCTTAA
- a CDS encoding ketopantoate reductase family protein, translating to MKIIVYGAGVIGTVLAARLHEARHDVTLVARGGRLAALQQHGIMLAEGDNGAVRSVAVPVVEHPAGHFDLIVVAVRTHQVDSVLESIARLEAEGEVLFLLNWAAGSEAPGTAIGRERVLLGFPTIGGVMDGDVVRYRSESALTRLVTMPIGEVDGTVTGRVRRTVQVFRSAGVTAKPEAHMLAWLATHAAFEVPLGLAVHAAGGPTSLASNPGAIREMLVRMRANLGALPGKPVPRAFGALRIVPIPILVTVLRLFLRSDAAGPLRTDSPAVQGELEFLDAQLQAERARS from the coding sequence TTGAAAATCATCGTCTACGGAGCCGGCGTCATCGGCACCGTCCTCGCCGCCCGCCTGCATGAGGCCAGGCACGACGTGACGCTCGTCGCGCGGGGTGGGCGGCTGGCCGCGCTGCAGCAGCACGGCATCATGCTCGCCGAGGGCGACAACGGGGCCGTCCGCAGCGTGGCCGTGCCGGTGGTCGAGCACCCCGCGGGCCACTTCGACCTGATCGTCGTCGCGGTGCGAACGCACCAGGTCGACTCCGTGCTCGAATCGATCGCGCGACTCGAGGCCGAGGGCGAGGTGCTGTTCCTCCTGAATTGGGCGGCAGGATCCGAGGCGCCCGGCACCGCCATCGGCCGCGAGCGGGTGCTGCTCGGCTTCCCGACCATCGGAGGTGTCATGGACGGCGACGTGGTCCGCTACCGCTCCGAGTCGGCGCTGACGCGGCTCGTCACGATGCCGATCGGGGAAGTCGACGGCACGGTCACGGGGCGGGTGCGGCGCACCGTGCAGGTGTTCCGCTCGGCAGGCGTCACCGCGAAGCCAGAGGCCCACATGCTCGCCTGGCTGGCCACGCATGCCGCGTTCGAGGTACCGCTCGGGCTCGCGGTGCACGCGGCGGGTGGGCCCACTTCTCTGGCGTCCAACCCGGGTGCGATCCGCGAGATGCTGGTGCGGATGCGCGCGAATCTCGGCGCTCTGCCGGGCAAGCCGGTGCCGCGGGCGTTCGGTGCGTTGCGGATCGTGCCGATCCCGATCCTGGTGACGGTGTTGCGGTTGTTCCTTCGGAGTGATGCGGCGGGGCCGCTGCGGACGGACTCCCCCGCGGTGCAGGGCGAGCTCGAGTTCTTGGACGCGCAGTTGCAGGCCGAACGGGCACGGTCGTGA
- a CDS encoding excalibur calcium-binding domain-containing protein codes for MSRTMSSPARAAKPLSSRRTVALVVSLALATASLVAVDAASARADTDPVTISDPALAACTDQALGLAATQTFTADQLASISSLTCPDVGDISSLGSFTGLTTLNLDGGQIGEINPLSSLTSLSSVSVDNNRITDLSPLGGLTATISAVGEKVSQTGQVVGVPFALPVVTGLDGATIAPSSLTNLTPSGDGATVTATAVSGTADWGDPQTSGFTVVDAVTAALGTISPAPAATYSADRAQVGVPVSALPGAWGDGVELSYQWYSGNAAIAGATLATYTPTAHDFGSPLTVKTTGSETGYLSATVASPALVIAPGDLTSAAPTVSGTPTVFQTLRAAPGNWLPAGVTFGYQWLRNGSAISKATASSYTLTAADAGKSISVTVTGRLSAYATATRTSSAETVHLASITTAPTPKISGSAQLGGRLTATAGTWKPAGITLAYQWYRGSSAIGGASHSTYTVSASDVGKSVSVHVIGSKSGYATAAKASSSVIPRPGTLPKVGTPSIRGTAKAGATLTVNVGSWTSGTVVSVQWRRNGVAISGKTGPTYVVRTTDVGAGITVVATGRKAGYTPAGHSSAIKSVPVVVYQNCKALNAVYPHGVARDGTKYDLVSGRHETVASGTYFNTPLYNANPKRDADKDGIACEVR; via the coding sequence ATGTCTCGCACCATGTCGTCGCCCGCGCGCGCCGCAAAGCCTCTCTCCTCCAGGCGCACCGTCGCCCTGGTCGTATCCCTCGCCTTGGCCACCGCCTCGCTCGTCGCCGTCGACGCCGCGAGCGCCCGGGCCGACACCGACCCGGTGACCATCTCGGATCCTGCGCTCGCCGCTTGCACCGACCAAGCGCTCGGGCTCGCCGCTACGCAGACTTTCACCGCCGACCAACTCGCTTCGATCAGCTCACTGACGTGCCCCGACGTCGGCGACATCTCGTCGCTGGGGTCGTTCACAGGGCTCACGACCCTGAACCTCGACGGTGGCCAGATCGGCGAGATCAACCCGCTGAGCAGCCTCACCAGCCTCTCGTCGGTCAGCGTCGACAACAACCGCATCACCGACCTCTCACCCCTCGGCGGCCTCACGGCGACGATCTCTGCGGTCGGCGAGAAGGTCTCTCAGACTGGGCAGGTCGTCGGCGTGCCGTTCGCCCTGCCTGTCGTCACCGGACTCGACGGGGCCACGATCGCCCCCTCGTCCCTCACGAACCTCACGCCGAGCGGCGACGGCGCAACCGTGACGGCCACCGCCGTGTCGGGCACGGCCGATTGGGGAGACCCCCAGACCAGCGGCTTCACCGTTGTCGACGCTGTCACCGCCGCGCTAGGCACTATCAGCCCGGCTCCGGCGGCGACCTACAGCGCCGACAGAGCACAGGTCGGCGTGCCGGTGTCCGCACTCCCCGGGGCCTGGGGCGACGGCGTCGAGCTGAGCTACCAGTGGTACAGCGGAAATGCAGCCATCGCCGGCGCAACGCTTGCCACCTACACGCCGACGGCGCACGACTTCGGTAGCCCGCTCACCGTGAAGACCACCGGATCTGAGACCGGTTACCTTTCCGCCACCGTGGCGAGCCCTGCTCTCGTGATCGCTCCCGGCGATCTGACCTCCGCGGCCCCCACCGTGTCGGGCACCCCGACCGTCTTTCAGACCCTCAGGGCTGCACCCGGCAACTGGCTCCCCGCGGGCGTCACCTTCGGATACCAGTGGCTGCGCAACGGGTCGGCGATCTCCAAGGCCACGGCATCGAGCTACACCCTCACTGCGGCGGACGCCGGCAAGTCGATCAGTGTGACCGTGACCGGCCGTCTGAGCGCGTACGCGACGGCGACGCGAACCTCCTCAGCCGAAACTGTGCACCTGGCGTCGATCACGACGGCACCCACTCCGAAGATCTCCGGCTCGGCCCAGCTCGGCGGCAGGCTCACGGCGACCGCCGGCACTTGGAAGCCGGCGGGCATCACGCTCGCCTACCAGTGGTACCGCGGCAGCAGCGCCATCGGCGGCGCGAGCCACTCGACCTACACCGTCTCGGCGTCTGACGTGGGCAAAAGCGTCTCGGTGCACGTCATCGGGTCGAAGTCGGGTTACGCCACGGCTGCGAAAGCCAGCTCATCGGTCATCCCTCGCCCCGGCACGCTGCCCAAGGTCGGCACCCCGTCGATCCGCGGTACCGCCAAGGCTGGGGCCACCCTGACCGTGAACGTCGGCTCGTGGACCTCGGGCACCGTCGTCAGCGTGCAGTGGCGCCGCAACGGTGTCGCCATTTCCGGCAAAACGGGGCCTACGTATGTGGTTCGCACCACGGACGTCGGCGCGGGCATCACCGTTGTCGCGACTGGCCGCAAAGCCGGATATACGCCCGCCGGCCACAGCTCGGCGATCAAGTCGGTGCCCGTCGTGGTCTATCAGAACTGCAAAGCGTTGAACGCCGTCTACCCCCACGGTGTTGCTCGCGACGGCACCAAGTACGACCTCGTCTCGGGGCGCCACGAGACAGTCGCTTCCGGCACCTACTTCAACACGCCGCTGTACAACGCGAACCCTAAGCGTGACGCCGACAAAGACGGGATCGCCTGCGAGGTGCGGTAG
- a CDS encoding alpha/beta hydrolase, with protein sequence MQQLVAHRADQVAESWSGTAHTAWSRNAAEVVVAWARLHTWADNERDALRRYVDAIQSIKERARRQQMLMTAAHEAASQPLDFLDPETLTRRRQDLDDDLLATTASTTAALNALALERQQAEDDLARSLHSVHLELDRSGHAILPAGMSLAKLASLDTASLLGVMGSLSATELDELVSADPSLTQDFWNDPPPADDVAAWWASLSEQQQAELITGAPAIIGNLGGVPFSTRIDANRQQLDVAGLRDDLTKEQRATVDEAMRAVASADGPAGRGLLDLNLENAPPLAAVAIGNMDTAQKVTWAVPGMNTWASSLSGWLGPCAALYNEQIKIDPSTHAVVAWIGYATPDLTASEQHPTSSSSVLMNTRAINGAERLASELDGIRFTRRASPPDVSVVAHSYGTTTAAYALTRTRFDVKTVTLVASAGIDASAVPNARALHVDVEHGQPQVFSTQAKRDFIATIGRTVRPDVIDDVVSYLSKKQPTVAPNHRIAPDNHFGALPFSVEGGPEGSESSIATAGHDAFGSGGLPIVSAPTGQGYFDSGTQSLHNIAATSTGTRPLIASPVRPFVWPIG encoded by the coding sequence ATGCAACAGCTCGTCGCACATCGTGCGGATCAGGTGGCCGAATCCTGGTCAGGGACGGCCCACACCGCCTGGTCTCGCAATGCGGCCGAAGTCGTCGTCGCCTGGGCCCGTCTCCACACGTGGGCCGACAACGAGCGCGACGCCCTCCGGCGATACGTCGATGCCATCCAGTCGATCAAAGAACGTGCTCGGCGTCAGCAGATGCTGATGACCGCCGCGCACGAGGCCGCCTCGCAGCCCCTCGACTTCCTCGACCCTGAAACGCTGACAAGGCGACGGCAGGATCTCGACGACGACCTGCTTGCCACAACGGCCTCAACGACCGCTGCATTGAATGCCCTGGCCCTCGAACGACAGCAGGCCGAGGACGACCTCGCCCGAAGCCTGCACTCCGTCCACCTCGAGCTCGACCGATCCGGTCACGCGATCCTGCCCGCCGGCATGTCGCTCGCCAAGCTCGCGTCGCTCGACACGGCCTCGCTGCTCGGCGTGATGGGATCGCTGTCGGCCACCGAACTGGACGAACTCGTCTCAGCTGACCCCAGCCTCACGCAGGACTTCTGGAACGACCCGCCTCCGGCTGACGATGTCGCCGCATGGTGGGCGTCGCTGAGCGAGCAGCAGCAGGCCGAACTCATCACGGGCGCCCCGGCGATCATCGGCAACCTCGGTGGCGTTCCTTTCTCCACTCGGATCGATGCGAACCGGCAGCAGCTGGATGTGGCTGGTCTGCGGGACGACTTGACGAAGGAGCAGCGCGCGACTGTCGATGAGGCGATGCGCGCCGTCGCCAGTGCCGACGGGCCCGCAGGGCGAGGGCTTCTAGACCTCAACCTCGAAAATGCGCCGCCGTTGGCAGCGGTCGCCATCGGCAACATGGACACCGCCCAGAAGGTCACGTGGGCGGTACCCGGGATGAATACGTGGGCAAGCAGCCTGAGCGGCTGGCTAGGGCCCTGCGCGGCCCTTTACAACGAGCAGATTAAGATTGACCCGTCGACGCACGCCGTTGTTGCCTGGATCGGATACGCAACGCCCGATCTAACTGCCTCCGAGCAGCACCCGACCTCATCCAGCAGCGTTCTGATGAACACTCGCGCGATCAACGGTGCCGAACGACTTGCCAGCGAACTGGATGGTATCCGGTTCACGCGTAGAGCTTCGCCGCCCGATGTAAGTGTCGTGGCGCATTCGTACGGCACCACGACGGCCGCATATGCACTGACGAGAACACGCTTCGACGTCAAAACGGTGACGCTGGTGGCATCGGCGGGAATCGATGCCTCGGCTGTGCCGAATGCGCGCGCGCTGCATGTCGATGTCGAACACGGTCAGCCGCAAGTCTTCTCGACGCAGGCCAAGCGAGATTTCATCGCAACGATCGGCCGGACGGTTCGACCCGACGTCATCGACGATGTCGTCAGCTACCTGTCCAAGAAACAGCCCACGGTCGCTCCCAACCACCGCATCGCACCCGATAATCATTTCGGAGCCCTTCCGTTCAGCGTCGAAGGCGGGCCTGAGGGAAGCGAGAGCTCCATCGCTACGGCGGGTCACGACGCTTTTGGATCCGGTGGGCTGCCGATCGTGTCCGCTCCTACCGGCCAGGGGTATTTCGATTCGGGCACTCAATCCCTCCACAACATCGCCGCAACGAGCACGGGCACGAGGCCGCTCATTGCTTCACCAGTTCGACCGTTCGTCTGGCCCATCGGATGA